From Erigeron canadensis isolate Cc75 chromosome 8, C_canadensis_v1, whole genome shotgun sequence, one genomic window encodes:
- the LOC122579722 gene encoding syntaxin-51-like yields the protein MASSTDTWVWEYNEACKFADDITGMISARSSYGSGPEGQRHLSAIRRKITILGTKLDSLQSLLTELPAKQPLTEKKMNRRRDMLTNLKTKVTQMASTLNMSNFANRDSLLGPDAKPVDAMSKTIGLDNPRIVGLQRQIMREQDEDLEKLEETVISTKHIALAVNEELDLHTRLIDDLDEHVDITDSRLKRVQKNLAILNKRTKGGCSCLGLLLSVIGIIMLIVAIFMILKYL from the exons ATGGCGTCATCTACTGATACATGGGTGTGGGAATATAATGAAGCATGTAAGTTTGCAGATGATATCACCGGCATGATATCTGCAAGGAGTTCTTATGGTTCAGGGCCAGAAGGACAACGGCATTTGTCTGCTATTCGCAGAAAGATTACAATATTAGGAACCAAACTTGATAGCTTACAGTCTCTTTTGACAGAGCTTCCTGCTAAACAACCGTT AACGGAGAAAAAGATGAATCGGCGTAGAGATATGTTAACGAATTTGAAAACAAAGGTGACCCAAATGGCCTCTACATTGAACATGTCAAACTTTGCAAACAGGGATAGCTTACTTGGGCCCGATGCTAAGCCAGTTGATGCAATGAGCAAGACAATTGGTTTGGACAACCCTCGCATTGTTGGGCTCCAAAGACAAATTATGAGAG AGCAAGATGAAGACCTAGAAAAACTGGAGGAGACTGTGATAAGTACCAAACATATTGCATTGGCAGTCAACGAGGAACTTGATTTGCACACTAGGCTCATT GATGACCTTGACGAACATGTGGATATTACAGATTCCCGACTCAAG AGAGTGCAGAAGAACCTGGCGATTTTGAATAAACGCACCAAAGGTGGTTGCTCCTGCTTAGGCTTGTTGTTATCTGTTATTGGGATCATTATGCTAATTGTGGCTATTTTCATGATTCTAAAGTACTTGTGA
- the LOC122578994 gene encoding V-type proton ATPase subunit e1, translating into MGFILTTLIFISIGIIACFCTRVCCNKGPSANLFHLTLVITATVCCWMMWAIVYLAQMNPLIVPILSEGE; encoded by the exons ATGGGGTTTATACTTACAACCCTAATTTTCATTTCGATTGGAATCATTGCTTGTTTTTGTACACGTGTCTGTTGCAACAAAGGCCCTTCTGCTAATCT GTTCCACCTTACGTTGGTGATTACTGCTACTGTATGTTGTTGGATGAT GTGGGCAATTGTTTATCTTGCACAGATGAATCCACTCATTGTCCCAATTCTGAGTGAAGGAGAATGA
- the LOC122610735 gene encoding long-chain-alcohol O-fatty-acyltransferase-like, whose translation MAPIGNNIIVYVSTMLASLSYSYYVSSKIPKGLELEPSSNAPYRATSLQNFWARWNLLVTNTLRHTTYKPIVLACSNRKWAPLVGILGSFLVSGLMHELLVYELSRAMPTWELTSFFVIHGICVVAEMVVKRMLRWRLPDFVAIFLVNAFITVTGVWLFIPPFISARVDVKYLEEYTLVADSIKNKIHTILYV comes from the exons ATGGCACCCATAGGTAATAACATAATCGTCTATGTATCAACAATGTTAGCATCACTTTCATATAGCTATTATGTTTCTTCAAAGATCCCAAAAG GATTAGAGCTAGAACCATCATCTAATGCGCCTTATCGCGCCACATCTCTACAAAATTTTTGGGCAAGGTGGAATCTCTTGGTAACAAACACACTACGCCACACGACATACAAGCCCATTGTATTAGCTTGTTCTAACCGCAAATGGGCACCACTCGTGGGCATATTGGGGTCGTTTCTTGTGTCTGGGCTAATGCATGAGCTATTGGTGTATGAATTGTCTCGCGCTATGCCCACGTGGGAACTGACATCATTTTTTGTTATTCATGGAATATGTGTTGTGGCCGAGATGGTTGTCAAACGAATGTTAAGGTGGCGGTTGCCAGATTTCGTCGCAATTTTTCTGGTTAACGCATTTATAACTGTCACCGGCGTTTGGTTGTTTATTCCGCCGTTTATTAGTGCTCGTGTTGATGTTAAATATCTTGAGGAGTATACTCTGGTTGCTGATTCTATCAAGAACAAAATCCATACAATCTTATATGTATGA
- the LOC122610736 gene encoding long-chain-alcohol O-fatty-acyltransferase-like: protein MEDAQELKTFLKVWSFAILCVCYCYLIPSRIANGVPRFLSILPIIVTFFILPLPLSSVHLAGPTIFYLVWLANFKLLLFAFNRGPLASMPKLPFLIFISIALLPINRKHANKTRASTPAIATSHRPGLLAFKALIIAIIIGSYEYKDHLHPNVILGFYCCHFCLVVELILAITAFFVWFLLGFGFEMEPQFNEPYLATSLQDFWGRRWNLMVTNILRPTVYDPIRVILDPLFGKLWSQLSAIFATFIVSGLLHELIYFYLTRVPATWEVTWFFVLHGACTTAEVLAKKKVNGRFRLHRVVTGPPTVAFVAVTSVWLFLPQLSRNGVDVKAINEYYTMVNFLRSKPEGVRM from the coding sequence ATGGAGGATGCCCAAGAACTCAAAACCTTCCTGAAAGTATGGTCTTTTGCAATCTTGTGTGTTTGCTATTGCTACTTGATTCCAAGCCGGATAGCGAATGGCGTCCCAAGGTTCCTCTCTATTCTCCCCATCATTGTGACCTTTTTCATCCTTCCACTCCCTCTGTCATCCGTCCATCTAGCCGGCCCGACCATCTTCTATCTTGTATGGCTTGCCAACTTCAAGCTATTACTCTTTGCATTCAATCGTGGACCTTTAGCTTCCATGCCCAAGTTACCATTCCTTATTTTCATATCAATCGCTCTACTTCCAATAAATCGTAAACATGCTAACAAAACTCGAGCTTCAACTCCAGCTATAGCTACATCACATAGGCCAGGCTTATTGGCATTTAAGGCATTGATTATTGCTATAATTATTGGTTCATATGAGTATAAGGATCACCTCCATCCAAATGTGATTCTAGGCTTTTATTGTTGTCATTTTTGCTTGGTTGTTGAGCTCATTCTAGCCATCACCGCTTTTTTTGTATGGTTTTTATTGGGGTTCGGTTTTGAAATGGAACCTCAGTTCAATGAGCCTTATCTAGCTACATCATTACAAGACTTTTGGGGCCGCAGGTGGAACCTTATGGTTACCAACATACTGCGGCCTACAGTTTATGATCCCATACGTGTGATTTTGGACCCACTTTTTGGAAAGTTATGGAGCCAACTGTCGGCTATTTTTGCAACTTTTATAGTGTCTGGATTATTGCATGAgcttatttacttttatttgacACGGGTTCCGGCTACATGGGAGGTGACATGGTTTTTTGTATTGCATGGAGCGTGTACAACTGCTGAGGTACTCGCTAAGAAGAAGGTTAACGGTAGATTCCGGTTGCATAGGGTGGTTACAGGGCCTCCTACGGTAGCATTTGTGGCAGTGACTAGTGTATGGTTGTTTTTGCCACAGCTCTCAAGGAATGGGGTGGATGTTAAGGCCATAAATGAATATTATACTATGGTGAATTTTTTGAGGTCTAAACCGGAGGGAGTAAGAATGtaa
- the LOC122609928 gene encoding probable long-chain-alcohol O-fatty-acyltransferase 5: protein MMKEYNEELGALIKVWIVAILCISYCYLIPMRMIKKNAMSRLISLLPVITIFFILPLPFTTVHLSFVVFFYLTWLANFKLLLLAFNRGPLAPTPPLPFFVFVSVAMLPIDLKHSPNQKKKIDPAPAPVPAHKPFILAFKAIILNIIVDFYKYKHKLHPNVILALYKGHIFLTVELGLTITAFFLMIFLGFDLEIEPQFNEPLLATSLQDFWGRRWNLVSSRNLRAVVYNPTREILTPTFGKLRSQQLAICVTFLVSGLMHELLFLYITRVQPTWEVTWFFVLHGVCTAVEVGVKKTVAGRLGFMHRAVSWLLTVSFVMVTAVWLFWPLLLRNGVCDKVINEYSVMVNFVMSKCMGMKA from the coding sequence ATGATGAAGGAATATAATGAAGAACTCGGAGCCTTAATCAAGGTTTGGATTGTGGCCATCTTGTGTATCAGCTACTGCTACTTGATTCCCATGCGGATGATCAAGAAGAACGCCATGTCGAGGTTAATCTCTCTTCTCCCCGTCATCACCATCTTTTTCATCCTCCCGCTTCCATTCACAACCGTCCATCTTTCCTTTGTTGTATTCTTCTACCTCACGTGGCTTGCGAACTTCAAACTCTTACTCTTGGCGTTCAACCGTGGCCCTTTAGCCCCCACCCCGCCCTTACCTTTCTTCGTTTTCGTATCCGTTGCTATGTTACCAATTGACCTTAAACATTCACCtaaccaaaaaaagaaaattgaccCAGCTCCAGCTCCAGTTCCAGCACATAAACCGTTTATTTTAGCATTTAAAGCAATAATTCTCAACATAATTGTAGATTTCtacaaatacaaacataaacTCCACCCGAATGTCATTCTAGCTTTGTACAAAGGCCATATTTTCCTCACTGTCGAGTTAGGTTTAACCATTACAGCTTTCTTTCTTATGATTTTTCTCGGATTTGATTTAGAGATCGAACCACAATTCAATGAACCTCTTTTGGCTACCTCTCTTCAGGATTTTTGGGGCCGCCGTTGGAACCTTGTGTCATCGAGAAACCTAAGAGCTGTTGTGTACAATCCAACTCGAGAGATCCTTACTCCAACTTTTGGCAAATTAAGGAGCCAACAGCTCGCAATTTGCGTTACTTTTTTGGTGTCCGGGCTAATGCATGAGTTGCTGTTTCTATATATTACTCGTGTTCAGCCGACTTGGGAGGTTACATGGTTTTTTGTACTACATGGGGTATGTACGGCTGTCGAGGTGGGAGTCAAGAAGACGGTGGCAGGCAGGTTGGGGTTCATGCATAGGGCGGTGTCATGGCTGCTTACGGTGTCGTTTGTGATGGTTACTGCTGTTTGGTTGTTCTGGCCACTATTATTACGGAATGGCGTATGTGACAAGGTCATAAACGAGTATTCAGTCATGGTGAATTTTGTGATGTCTAAATGCATGGGAATGAAAGCATAA